One part of the Rutidosis leptorrhynchoides isolate AG116_Rl617_1_P2 chromosome 1, CSIRO_AGI_Rlap_v1, whole genome shotgun sequence genome encodes these proteins:
- the LOC139894102 gene encoding uncharacterized protein gives MTHKEEILIGSGTLVAITVILSLKLFNDHVNNWKRPKEQKAILVIICMAPIYAIDSYVGLLDIRGSETFFMFLDSIKECYEGLVMAKFLALLYTYLNISISKNIVPDEIKGREIHHSFPMTLFQPHSVRLNHQNLKLLKYWTWQFVVIRPVCSVLMIVLQLLEIYPDWLSWTITMILNVSVSLALYALVVFYHVFAKELAPHKPLAKFLTVKGIVFFCFWQGIVLSGLVSVGIIKSEHFWLDVSHIQQALQNALVIVEMVFFSMFQMYAYTAAPYKVDEVKEKKKE, from the exons ATGACTCATAAAGAGGAGATTTTGATCGGTTCTGGAACACTTGTAGCGATTACGGTTATCTTATCGTTAAAGTTGTTTAACGATCATGTTAATAATTGGAAGAGACCCAAAGAGCAAAAGGCCATTTTAGTCATTATATGTATGGCACCAATTTATGCTATTGATTCATATGTTGGGTTGCTTGATATTCGTGGTAGTGAGACATTTTTCATGTTCTTGGACTCGATTAAAGAATGCTACGAGGGTCTG GTGATGGCTAAGTTCTTGGCTTTGTTGTACACTTATTTGAATATATCGATAAGCAAGAATATAGTCCCGGATGAGATTAAAGGCAGAGAAATTCATCACTCGTTTCCTATGACTCTCTTCCAA CCTCATTCAGTTCGCTTGAACCATCAAAACCTGAAGCTCCTTAAGTACTGGACATGGCAGTTTGTAGTGATTCGTCCCGTGTGCTCTGTCTTGATGATCGTCCTTCAACTCCTTGAAATCTATCCCGACTGGCTTAGCTGGACGATCACTATGATCTTGAATGTATCTGTTTCATTGGCATTATACGCTCTTGTCGTTTTCTACCATGTATTTGCTAAAGAATTAGCACCACATAAGCCTCTTGCCAAATTCTTAACTGTCAAAGGGATCGTCTTTTTCTGCTTTTGGCAG GGAATTGTACTAAGTGGTCTTGTGTCAGTGGGCATAATAAAATCAGAACATTTTTGGCTTGACGTGTCGCATATTCAACAAGCGTTGCAAAACGCACTTGTGATTGTGGAGATGGTGTTTTTTTCCATGTTTCAGATGTATGCATACACTGCTGCACCATACAAGGTGGACGAggtgaaagaaaagaagaaagagtgA
- the LOC139886035 gene encoding ADP-ribosylation factor GTPase-activating protein AGD5-like isoform X2 has product MNEKAGVSKELNARHRKILEGLLKLPENRECADCKTKGPRWASVNLGIFICMQCSGIHRSLGVHISKVRSATLDTWLPEQVAFIQSMGNERSNSYWEANLPPNYDRVGIENFIRAKYEDKRWVAKDGIPISLPAAQEEKAPVQWQRPVESPVGERKNYQAHNTKSSTPVTRINLRVPPKGPEPVIQKAEPVAPAAELAKEATETVQPPKVDFATDLFDMLSMDDAPTDKVPETASSTDDLWAGFQSAVEVPTSGTIDVTKPVDNQVKTTSGIEDLFKDSPPLEQPKTQTPQKDVKNDIMSLFEKGNNTSSPYAIHQQQLAMLAQQQYLLMAAAAKSGGLPKFPANGQQNVPGGTNMSNQNWPNAGFQLPGMHMPAPGKDQLEKYLQQMGNMGAVNSAGNSFQVPTSSSSIYGMGLNATANGMMPPGSMGQNPSFNGIGPTGASKPSTTSSLSSASPSQSTKDYDFSSLTQGMFSKP; this is encoded by the exons ATGAACGAGAAAGCAGGCGTCTCCAAGGAGCTCAATGCTAGGCACAGAAAG ATACTAGAAGGACTTCTTAAATTGCCGGAGAATAGGGAGTGCGCTGATTGTAAAACCAA AGGTCCTCGATGGGCTAGTGTGAACCTAGGCATCTTTATATGCATGCAATGTTCTGGTATTCACAGAAGCCTTGGGGTGCACATATCAAAG GTAAGATCAGCTACGCTGGACACGTGGCTTCCTGAGCAGGTTGCGTTTATCCAAT ctatGGGAAACGAAAGGTCAAATAGTTATTGGGAAGCAAACCTGCCACCAAATTACGATAGAGTTGGCATTGAGAATTTCATTCGGGCCAA GTATGAAGACAAAAGATGGGTTGCTAAAGATGGAATACCAATTTCACTTCCTGCGGCGCAAGAAGAAAAGGCTCCCGTGCAGTGGCAGAGACCTGTTGAGAGTCCTGTGGGTGAAAGAAAGAACTATCAAGCACATAATACAAAGAGCAGCACACCAGTTACTAGAATCAATCTTCGTGTGCCTCCAAAAGGACCTGAACCT GTAATACAGAAAGCTGAACCAGTAGCTCCTGCTGCTGAGTTGGCAAAGGAGGCTACTGAAACTGTTCAACCTCCTAAGGTTGATTTTGCTACTGATCTTTTTGACATGCTTTCAATGGACGATGCTCCTACTGATAAAGTTCCAGAAACGGCTTCTTCTACAGATGATCTATGGGCAGGATTTCAAT CTGCTGTAGAAGTACCAACTTCAGGGACAATTGATGTTACAAAACCTGTTGACAACCAGGTCAAAACCACTTCTGGAATAGAAGATCTATTTAAAGATTCACCTCCTCTTGAACAACCCAAAACGCAAACGCCTCAGAAGGATGTCAAAAATGATATTATGAGCCTTTTTGAAAAG GGTAATAATACATCATCACCATATGCTATTCATCAACAGCAACTTGCCATGCTAGCTCAGCAGCAGTACCTGCTTATGGCTGCTGCAGCGAAATCAGGTGGTTTGCCAAAGTTTCCTGCAAATGGGCAACAGAACGTACCTGGTGGTACAAATATGTCCAATCAAAACTGGCCAAATGCTGGCTTTCAACTCCCAGGAATGCATATGCCAGCTCCTGGAAAAGATCAACTTGAGAAATATTTGCAGCAG ATGGGAAACATGGGAGCAGTAAATTCGGCTGGGAATTCATTTCAGGTTCCAACATCCAGCAG TAGCATTTACGGCATGGGTCTTAATGCAACTGCCAATGGCATGATGCCACCTGGAAGCATGGGTCAGAATCCTTCGTTCAACGGCATTGGGCCCACTGGAGCTTCTAAACCATCAACGACTTCTTCACTATCATCTGCATCTCCTTCTCAGTCTACCAAAGACTACGACTTCTCCTCATTAACTCAAGGGATGTTCTCAAAGCCGTAA
- the LOC139886035 gene encoding ADP-ribosylation factor GTPase-activating protein AGD5-like isoform X3 produces the protein MNEKAGVSKELNARHRKILEGLLKLPENRECADCKTKGPRWASVNLGIFICMQCSGIHRSLGVHISKVRSATLDTWLPEQVAFIQSMGNERSNSYWEANLPPNYDRVGIENFIRAKYEDKRWVAKDGIPISLPAAQEEKAPVQWQRPVESPVGERKNYQAHNTKSSTPVTRINLRVPPKGPEPVIQKAEPVAPAAELAKEATETVQPPKVDFATDLFDMLSMDDAPTDKVPETASSTDDLWAGFQSAVEVPTSGTIDVTKPVDNQVKTTSGIEDLFKDSPPLEQPKTQTPQKDVKNDIMSLFEKQGNNTSSPYAIHQQQLAMLAQQQYLLMAAAAKSGGLPKFPANGQQNVPGGTNMSNQNWPNAGFQLPGMHMPAPGKDQLEKYLQQMGNMGAVNSAGNSFQVPTSSSIYGMGLNATANGMMPPGSMGQNPSFNGIGPTGASKPSTTSSLSSASPSQSTKDYDFSSLTQGMFSKP, from the exons ATGAACGAGAAAGCAGGCGTCTCCAAGGAGCTCAATGCTAGGCACAGAAAG ATACTAGAAGGACTTCTTAAATTGCCGGAGAATAGGGAGTGCGCTGATTGTAAAACCAA AGGTCCTCGATGGGCTAGTGTGAACCTAGGCATCTTTATATGCATGCAATGTTCTGGTATTCACAGAAGCCTTGGGGTGCACATATCAAAG GTAAGATCAGCTACGCTGGACACGTGGCTTCCTGAGCAGGTTGCGTTTATCCAAT ctatGGGAAACGAAAGGTCAAATAGTTATTGGGAAGCAAACCTGCCACCAAATTACGATAGAGTTGGCATTGAGAATTTCATTCGGGCCAA GTATGAAGACAAAAGATGGGTTGCTAAAGATGGAATACCAATTTCACTTCCTGCGGCGCAAGAAGAAAAGGCTCCCGTGCAGTGGCAGAGACCTGTTGAGAGTCCTGTGGGTGAAAGAAAGAACTATCAAGCACATAATACAAAGAGCAGCACACCAGTTACTAGAATCAATCTTCGTGTGCCTCCAAAAGGACCTGAACCT GTAATACAGAAAGCTGAACCAGTAGCTCCTGCTGCTGAGTTGGCAAAGGAGGCTACTGAAACTGTTCAACCTCCTAAGGTTGATTTTGCTACTGATCTTTTTGACATGCTTTCAATGGACGATGCTCCTACTGATAAAGTTCCAGAAACGGCTTCTTCTACAGATGATCTATGGGCAGGATTTCAAT CTGCTGTAGAAGTACCAACTTCAGGGACAATTGATGTTACAAAACCTGTTGACAACCAGGTCAAAACCACTTCTGGAATAGAAGATCTATTTAAAGATTCACCTCCTCTTGAACAACCCAAAACGCAAACGCCTCAGAAGGATGTCAAAAATGATATTATGAGCCTTTTTGAAAAG CAGGGTAATAATACATCATCACCATATGCTATTCATCAACAGCAACTTGCCATGCTAGCTCAGCAGCAGTACCTGCTTATGGCTGCTGCAGCGAAATCAGGTGGTTTGCCAAAGTTTCCTGCAAATGGGCAACAGAACGTACCTGGTGGTACAAATATGTCCAATCAAAACTGGCCAAATGCTGGCTTTCAACTCCCAGGAATGCATATGCCAGCTCCTGGAAAAGATCAACTTGAGAAATATTTGCAGCAG ATGGGAAACATGGGAGCAGTAAATTCGGCTGGGAATTCATTTCAGGTTCCAACATCCAGCAG CATTTACGGCATGGGTCTTAATGCAACTGCCAATGGCATGATGCCACCTGGAAGCATGGGTCAGAATCCTTCGTTCAACGGCATTGGGCCCACTGGAGCTTCTAAACCATCAACGACTTCTTCACTATCATCTGCATCTCCTTCTCAGTCTACCAAAGACTACGACTTCTCCTCATTAACTCAAGGGATGTTCTCAAAGCCGTAA
- the LOC139886035 gene encoding ADP-ribosylation factor GTPase-activating protein AGD5-like isoform X1 has translation MNEKAGVSKELNARHRKILEGLLKLPENRECADCKTKGPRWASVNLGIFICMQCSGIHRSLGVHISKVRSATLDTWLPEQVAFIQSMGNERSNSYWEANLPPNYDRVGIENFIRAKYEDKRWVAKDGIPISLPAAQEEKAPVQWQRPVESPVGERKNYQAHNTKSSTPVTRINLRVPPKGPEPVIQKAEPVAPAAELAKEATETVQPPKVDFATDLFDMLSMDDAPTDKVPETASSTDDLWAGFQSAVEVPTSGTIDVTKPVDNQVKTTSGIEDLFKDSPPLEQPKTQTPQKDVKNDIMSLFEKQGNNTSSPYAIHQQQLAMLAQQQYLLMAAAAKSGGLPKFPANGQQNVPGGTNMSNQNWPNAGFQLPGMHMPAPGKDQLEKYLQQMGNMGAVNSAGNSFQVPTSSSSIYGMGLNATANGMMPPGSMGQNPSFNGIGPTGASKPSTTSSLSSASPSQSTKDYDFSSLTQGMFSKP, from the exons ATGAACGAGAAAGCAGGCGTCTCCAAGGAGCTCAATGCTAGGCACAGAAAG ATACTAGAAGGACTTCTTAAATTGCCGGAGAATAGGGAGTGCGCTGATTGTAAAACCAA AGGTCCTCGATGGGCTAGTGTGAACCTAGGCATCTTTATATGCATGCAATGTTCTGGTATTCACAGAAGCCTTGGGGTGCACATATCAAAG GTAAGATCAGCTACGCTGGACACGTGGCTTCCTGAGCAGGTTGCGTTTATCCAAT ctatGGGAAACGAAAGGTCAAATAGTTATTGGGAAGCAAACCTGCCACCAAATTACGATAGAGTTGGCATTGAGAATTTCATTCGGGCCAA GTATGAAGACAAAAGATGGGTTGCTAAAGATGGAATACCAATTTCACTTCCTGCGGCGCAAGAAGAAAAGGCTCCCGTGCAGTGGCAGAGACCTGTTGAGAGTCCTGTGGGTGAAAGAAAGAACTATCAAGCACATAATACAAAGAGCAGCACACCAGTTACTAGAATCAATCTTCGTGTGCCTCCAAAAGGACCTGAACCT GTAATACAGAAAGCTGAACCAGTAGCTCCTGCTGCTGAGTTGGCAAAGGAGGCTACTGAAACTGTTCAACCTCCTAAGGTTGATTTTGCTACTGATCTTTTTGACATGCTTTCAATGGACGATGCTCCTACTGATAAAGTTCCAGAAACGGCTTCTTCTACAGATGATCTATGGGCAGGATTTCAAT CTGCTGTAGAAGTACCAACTTCAGGGACAATTGATGTTACAAAACCTGTTGACAACCAGGTCAAAACCACTTCTGGAATAGAAGATCTATTTAAAGATTCACCTCCTCTTGAACAACCCAAAACGCAAACGCCTCAGAAGGATGTCAAAAATGATATTATGAGCCTTTTTGAAAAG CAGGGTAATAATACATCATCACCATATGCTATTCATCAACAGCAACTTGCCATGCTAGCTCAGCAGCAGTACCTGCTTATGGCTGCTGCAGCGAAATCAGGTGGTTTGCCAAAGTTTCCTGCAAATGGGCAACAGAACGTACCTGGTGGTACAAATATGTCCAATCAAAACTGGCCAAATGCTGGCTTTCAACTCCCAGGAATGCATATGCCAGCTCCTGGAAAAGATCAACTTGAGAAATATTTGCAGCAG ATGGGAAACATGGGAGCAGTAAATTCGGCTGGGAATTCATTTCAGGTTCCAACATCCAGCAG TAGCATTTACGGCATGGGTCTTAATGCAACTGCCAATGGCATGATGCCACCTGGAAGCATGGGTCAGAATCCTTCGTTCAACGGCATTGGGCCCACTGGAGCTTCTAAACCATCAACGACTTCTTCACTATCATCTGCATCTCCTTCTCAGTCTACCAAAGACTACGACTTCTCCTCATTAACTCAAGGGATGTTCTCAAAGCCGTAA
- the LOC139852204 gene encoding uncharacterized protein: MKIRKIKGYLEGSGDQELLIEKVISVVSASLVTFATNLSRGILPSLEQKSLRTRNLANLLSALLPLCRRFDFQPVGILLFLLLLITGKINSSHTHGYLRSCPISLGAGRSRGSRDTRVRIRVGSWNVGTLTSKAHELVNTLRKSKVDILCVQETRWRGEEAVDVDDYRLWFSGSRVARNGVGILIGPLYKDNIVGVDRCSDRIMSVRVVIQEETYMVICAYAPHAGLGDDEKVRFWEALDEVVRSCPADHRLVIGGDLNGHIGTISDGYTGVHGGFGYGVRNEEGRSILEFAVAHELVVANSFFRKTEAQLATFHSGGHSTQIDYLLLRKGDLRACRDCRALTTWTCSTQHRLLVMDLVLQRRVTKRVRPVQPRILWKNLIEGKAETFKTSVLERVEAGMDTVTQMDADQMWNRMASAIRDVAKETLGVAVGTSRGHKSNRESWWISDEVQTKVALKQQRFKELITCRDGTREDRTRAEERYKEANREAKKAVARAKDKAYEDLYRKLDSKEGANDIYRIAKARERRRRDIDNIKFIKDEAG; this comes from the exons atgaaAATTAGAAAGATTAAGGGATACCTTGAAGGGAGTGGAGATCAAGAATTATTGATTGAAAAAGTAATCAGTGTGGTGTCTGCTTCACTTGTTACTTTTGCCACGAATTTATCGAGG ggaATATTACCGAGCTTGGAGCAAAAGTCCTTGCGAACCAGAAACCTCGCTAATTTGCTATCTGCTCTGCTACCTCTGTGCCGCCG CTTTGATTTTCAACCTGTAGGAATCCTGTTATTCCTGTTACTACTTATtacg GGTAAGATTAACTCGTCACATACGCATGGTTACTTGAGGTCATGTCCTATTAGTTTAGGGGCGGGTAGGTCTAGAGGGAGTAGAGATACTCGCGTTAGGATTAGAGTAGGTAGTTGGAATGTAGGAACTTTGACTAGCAAAGCCCATGAACTTGTAAATACGCTACGTAAGAGTAAAGTGGACATATTGTGTGTTCAAGAGACCAGATGGAGGGGTGAAGAGGCGGTTGACGTGGACGACTACAGGTTGTGGTTCTCGGGTTCTAGAGTAGCTAGAAACGGGGTAGGGATCCTTATAGGACCCCTTTATAAGGATAATATTGTGGGTGTGGATAGGTgtagcgataggattatgtcggttagggTAGTTATCCAGGAGGAGACTTACATGGTCATTTGCGCTTACGCACCCCATGCTGGTTTAGGAGATGATGAAAAAGTTCGCTTTTGGGAAGCGTTAGATGAAGTTGTGAGGAGTTGCCCCGCCGACCATCGATTGGTTATTGGGGGAGACCTTAATGGTCATATAGGAACGATCTCGGACGGATATACGGGTGTCCATGGGGGCTTTGGGTACGGAGTTCGGAATGAAGAAGGACGATCTATTCTCGAATTCGCTGTTGCCCACGAACTGGTTGTTGCAAACTCCTTCTTTAGGAAGACGGAAGCACAACTAGCTACTTTCCACAGTGGGGGACATAGTACCCAGATTGACTATTTGCTGCTTCGCAAAGGGGACCTTAGAGCTTGCAGAGACTGTAGAGCCCTGACTACCTGGACTTGTTCCACCCAACACAGATTATTGGTCATGGACTTGGTTCTGCAGAGGCGGGTTACTAAAAGAGTGAGACCCGTCCAACCTAGGATCCTTTGGAAGAATCTGATTGAAGGGAAAGCCGAAACTTTTAAAACTTCAGTGTTGGAAAGAGTAGAGGCAGGAATGGATACCGTTACTCAAATGGACGCAGATCAGATGTGGAATAGGATGGCATCTGCTATTAGGGATGTTGCCAAGGAAACCTTAGGTGTGGCAGTAGGGACATCGAGAGGACATAAGTCTAATAGAGAATCATGGTGGATTAGTGATGAGGTTCAAACCAAAGTCGCACTTAAGCAACAGAGGTTTAAGGAGCTCATTACATGCCGGGACGGGACACGTGAAGATAGAACTAGGGCAGAAGAGAGGTATAAAGAAGCCAACAGAGAAGCTAAGAAGGCCGTTGCCCGTGCAAAAGATAAAGCGTATGAAGACTTGTATAGGAAACTAGACTCCAAAGAAGGAGCAAATGATATTTACAGGATTGCAAAAGCTAGGGAGCGTAGGAGGAGGGATatagataacatcaagtttatcaaggATGAAGCCGGTTAA